A window of the Hordeum vulgare subsp. vulgare chromosome 5H, MorexV3_pseudomolecules_assembly, whole genome shotgun sequence genome harbors these coding sequences:
- the LOC123399678 gene encoding heavy metal-associated isoprenylated plant protein 3-like translates to MAEDADCNEEKGAGGGEDEGTGKANKSKQQQQHKKKEDGGDAAGKKKAAPVVLGVDLHCDGCARKVVKAIKAAQGVEGVAADVAAGTVTVSGKAVDPWDLKDRVEARTHKPVAFVSPPNPPNPAKKKKDGGDTADDGNCAKTAGDGKNKKKDNNKEVPDSTVVVKIGLHCNGCIDRIKRTAHKIKGVKEVKVDTAKEQVTVQGTMDAAKALPDVLRRKLRRDVDVVPPPTAKSKDGGDKKKQQHKDGDDKVAGEQQQQQGQGGGKKKNKNKNKQGEEEAGETAVEYQAFPTAMMYGGGGGGGGGVVAGGWTTSYRVEMLHAPQLFSDENPNACAVM, encoded by the exons ATGGCGGAGGACGCCGATTGCAACGAGGAgaaaggcgccggcggcggcgaggacgaGGGGACCGGGAAGGCAAACAAgagcaagcagcagcagcagcacaagaAGAAAGAAGACGGCGGCGACGCTGCAGGGAAGAAGAAAGCGGCGCCCGTGGTGCTGGGGGTGGACCTGCACTGCGACGGCTGCGCCCGCAAGGTCGTCAAGGCCATCAAGGCGGCGCAGGGCGTGGAGGGCGTGGCGGCGGACGTGGCCGCCGGCACGGTGACGGTGAGCGGCAAGGCCGTCGACCCATGGGACCTCAAGGACCGCGTCGAGGCCAGGACGCACAAGCCCGTCGCCTTCGTCTCCCCGCCCAATCCCCCCAACCccgccaagaagaagaaggacggcgGCGACACCGCCGACGACGGCAACTGCGCCAAGACCGCCGGCGAtggcaagaacaagaagaaggacaacaacaaggaG GTTCCGGATTCGACGGTGGTGGTGAAGATCGGGCTCCACTGCAACGGCTGCATTGACCGGATCAAGCGGACCGCGCACAAGATCAAAG GCGTCAAGGAGGTGAAGGTGGACACGGCCAAGGAGCAGGTGACGGTGCAGGGCACCATGGACGCCGCCAAGGCCCTCCCCGACGTGCTCAGGCGGAAGCTCCGGAGGGACGTCGACGTCGTGCCCCCGCCGACGGCCAAGAGCAAGGACGGCGGCGACAAGAAGAAGCAGCAGCACAAGGACGGGGACGACAAGGTGGccggcgagcagcagcagcagcagggacAAGGAGGcggcaagaagaagaacaagaacaagaacaagcaagGAGAGGAAGAGGCCGGCGAGACGGCGGTGGAGTACCAGGCGTTCCCGACGGCGATGAtgtacggcggcggcggcggaggaggaggaggtgtggtTGCAGGGGGGTGGACGACGTCGTACCGGGTGGAGATGCTGCACGCGCCGCAGCTCTTCAGCGACGAGAACCCCAACGCCTGCGCCGTCATGTGA